A genomic segment from Pararge aegeria chromosome 15, ilParAegt1.1, whole genome shotgun sequence encodes:
- the LOC120629850 gene encoding glutamate receptor ionotropic, kainate 2-like, producing the protein MICDYGIMWWLLIFLRISVNSQIIHTETHEILYQIAGIFEDNAKIQQHAFDETMRQARLDPADQLSLAGAHDGKALQDWRFDPVLIEPLRSDSYSIWRTLCSNTAMRPIAIFGPQNPISDGAVREQCAIANIPHIQATWKPPLYYDDDSNEEVTENSTEDEEPVFKKISINFYPPADEILYAYAKLLKLYKWEKFAVLYEDDMGLLRVQKILAHHTDQHPVTVRRLDPNANNYPIFKLLNKFQIYRNIILDCHVDRVIKYLSEAREVQMVTHYQHYILITMDASTVADKLKNFNSNVTWLSLTEYDKLQNHNLAQRVGKWLDVKNDAMRPSVTSFKIESLIMDDIANHVLKSLQKVESIKSNKSKPYDAICEPNLSPWAYGAQLQNKILKTNSTGVTGHIAFNEKGQRVNYTLYINEIYVSELNTVGSWDSSTQELTEDRPEDDNLKYQKNSKNFIIIARKTKPFFSDKQCHKNDTDCEEETADENYEGFGVELIKEIFDNLHRNKFNYTFTFVNYEVKKDVKNYLKTRKSYGLLDELLNNKADLAVGDITITEDRKKVVDFSVPFMSLGISILYTKEKEVLPGMFSFLNPYTFEVWMYTATAYCVVSILLFVCSRISPGDWENPQPCDKDPEELENIWNFKNCTWLTMGSIMCQGCDILPKAAGSRWVCGMWWFFAVIVCQTYIAQLSASMTSAMETEPINKVDDLAKQTKVLYGAIQNGSTYEFFKNSKDKMYRRMFENMEANPAVLVRSNDEGVKRVTSGKSKYAFFMESIAIEYELRKNCYLKKIGGELDSKDYGIAMPANSPFRTHINKAILELKEAGILGKIKKKWWEDKNKQECPDEKVDKNDQEGDLEMKHLMGAFVVLIAGLVFCLFITAIEFMNEVRNIVVREQVSHKEVFIKELKASLNFFQLQKPVLRNPSRASSLASSNGSEKRENRSNVIENFLDFEKEVQ; encoded by the exons ATGATTTGTGATTACGGCATTATGTGgtggttattaatttttttgcgtATCTCCGTCAACTCTCAGATAATACATACAGAAACTCACGAAATCCTCTACCAAATTG CTGGTATATTTGAAGACAACGCTAAAATACAACAACATGCGTTTGATGAGACTATGCGTCAGGCCCGCTTGGATCCAGCAGATCAGTTGTCGCTAGCAGGTGCCCACGATGGTAAAg CACTTCAAGATTGGCGATTTGATCCTGTTTTAATTGAGCCATTAAGGTCTGACAGTTATTCTATTTGGAGAACAT tatgCTCTAATACTGCGATGCGTCCTATAGCCATATTTGGTCCGCAAAACCCAATATCTGATGGAGCTGTGAGAGAACAATGTGCAATAGCTAACATACCTCACATCCAAGCCACGTGGAAACCGCCGttgtattatgatgatgattcaaacGAAGAAGTTACAGAAAACAGCACAGAAGATGAAGAGCCCGTGTTTAAAAAGATTTCTATTAACTTCTATCCACCCGCGGACGAAATTTTGTATGCGTATGCTAAACTACTGAAGCTGTACAAGTGGGAAAAATTCGCAGTACTTTACGAAGATGACATGG gCTTGCTAAGAGTTCAGAAAATTCTTGCTCATCACACGGATCAACATCCAGTCACTGTAAGACGTCTAGACCCTAACGCAAATAACTATCCG ATATTTAAGCTACTCAATAAGTTTCAAATCTATCGTAATATAATACTGGATTGTCATGTCGACCGTGTAATCAAATATTTATCGGAAGCGAGAGAAGTTCAAATGGTTACACATTATCAA cattacattttaattacaatGGATGCATCAACTGTGGCTGACAAATTGAAAAACTTCAATTCTAACGTGACGTGGCTTAGTTTAACTGAATACGATAAGTTGCAAAACCACAACTTGGCCCAAAGAGTCGGGAAATGGTTAGATGTCAAAAACGACGCAATGCGCCCATCTGTTACCAGCTTTAAG attGAGTCATTAATAATGGACGACATAGCAAATCACGTTTTGAAGTCACTGCAAAAGGTAGAGTCAATCAAGTCCAATAAATCAAAACCATATGATGCTATATGTGAGCCAAATCTTTCACCATGGGCTTACGGAGCACAActtcaaaacaaaatattaaag ACAAATTCTACAGGAGTTACAGGTCACATTGCATTTAATGAAAAGGGTCAACGAGTAAATTATACGTTATACATAAATGAAATTTACGTGTCTGAGCTGAACACTGTCGGGTCATGGGATTCTTCTACGCAAGAACTAACCGAAGATAGGCCAGAGGATGATAATCTTAAATATCagaaaaacagtaaaaatttcATC ATTATAGCCCGGAAAACGAAGCCGTTCTTTAGTGATAAGCAATGTCACAAAAATGATACAGACTGTGAAGAAGAAACAGCAGACGAAAACTATGAAGGATTTGGCGTGGAACTTATCAAAGAAATATTCGATAATTTGCATAGGaataagtttaattatacaTTCACCTTTGTAAATTACGAGGTTAAGAAAGatgtcaaaaattatttaaaaactagaaAGTCATATGGCTTACTTGATGaactattaaataat AAAGCTGATTTAGCTGTTGGTGACATAACTATTACCGAAGATAGGAAAAAAGTTGTGGACTTTTCAGTTCCTTTTATGTCATTAGgaattagtattttatatacaaaagaaaAGGAAGTGCTGCCAGGAATGTTCTCGTTCTTAAATCCTTATACGTTTGAAGTTTGGATGTATACAGCAACAGCCTATTGCGTTGTTTCAATTCTCCTATTTGTATGCTCaag AATTTCACCGGGTGATTGGGAAAACCCGCAACCATGCGATAAGGATCCAGAAGAATTGGAAAACATATGGAACTTTAAAAACTGCACGTGGTTGACAATGGGCTCGATTATGTGCCAAGGGTGTGACATATTACCAAA gGCAGCAGGGTCACGTTGGGTTTGTGGTATGTGGTGGTTTTTTGCGGTTATTGTTTGCCAGACATATATAGCTCAACTGTCAGCTTCTATGACGTCAGCTATGGAGACTGaaccaataaataaagttgACGATCTAGCTAAGCAAACCAAGGTGTTATATGGAGCTATTCAAAATGGCTCAACGTATGAATTTTTTAAG AATTCTAAGGATAAAATGTATCGTAGAATGTTTGAAAATATGGAAGCCAATCCCGCTGTTCTAGTACGCAGCAATGACGAAGGTGTCAAGAGAGTCACAAGTGGGAAGagtaaatatgcattttttatgGAGTCCATTGCTATAGAATACGAGTTGAGGAAAAATTGTTACCTTAAAAAAATTGGAGGAGAGTTAGATTCTAAGGATTATGGAATTGCTATGCCTGCCA ATTCTCCATTTAGAACTCATATAAACAAAGCTATATTGGAACTAAAAGAAGCTGGCATATTGGGCAAAATCAAAAAGAAATGGTGGgaagacaaaaataaacaagaGTGCCCA GATGAAAAGGTTGATAAAAATGACCAAGAAGGTGATCTTGAGATGAAGCATTTGATGGGAGCTTTCGTTGTCCTCATTGCGGGATTGGTGTTCTGCTTGTTTATCACCGCTATCGAATTTATGAACGAAGTCAGGAACATCGTTGTGAGGGAACAG GTCAGTCATAAGGAAGTTTTTATCAAGGAACTAAAGGCGTCGCTAAACTTCTTTCAACTCCAGAAGCCGGTACTTCGTAACCCTAGCAGAGCTTCCTCTCTTGCATCCTCCAACGGCAGTGAGAAAAGAGAAAACCGATCTAATGTTATTGAAAATTTCCTTGACTTTGAAAAAGAAGTACAGTGA